One Papaver somniferum cultivar HN1 chromosome 10, ASM357369v1, whole genome shotgun sequence genomic window carries:
- the LOC113316508 gene encoding uncharacterized protein LOC113316508, translating into MHLYLKSTSTNPGRFRRVAEAFNEGSKARMCAESSGSEHSAVNETSPDDDLSDLVHLYLESADDDVVADQEQTHEKIVKVEKKKGSIDEDFECFKNDSETKDMLKSLLSGFGDDSQVIRKIRDEAELAFNDIGMSSSEDGYKRQLMARLRQKGLDAGLCKSRWEKTDRFPAGTFEYVDVIVSGNRYIVEVFLVGEFTIARPTNHYTSVLEAFPQIFVGKPDELKQVVKIMCEASKQSLKENDMHIPPWRSNGYLEAKWLSSYKRTINVVTGMVVSDSRSGKRSVGFDTTPAPMKVYYCREELERRRDVEMSKKVGKLGQLFV; encoded by the exons ATGCATTTGTATTTGAAATCAACATCAACAAATCCAGGAAGATTTAGAAGAGTAGCAGAAGCGTTTAATGAAGGATCTAAGGCAAGAATGTGCGCAGAGAGTAGTGGAAGTGAGCATTCAGCGGTAAACGAAACTTCACCTGATGATGATCTTTCTGACTTGGTCCATTTGTATTTAGAGAGCGCAGATGATGATGTAGTTGCTGATCAAGAACAAACTCATGAGAAGATAGTTAAAGTTGAAAAGAAGAAGGGATCCATTGATGAGGATTTTGAGTGTTTTAAAAATGATTCTGAAACTAAAGATATGTTAAAAAGCTTGTTATCAGGATTTGGAGATGATTCTCAAGTTATAAGAAAAATTCGCGATGAAGCTGAATTAGCTTTTAATGATATTGGAATGAGTTCTTCTGAAGATGGATATAAAAGACAATTAATGGCAAGATTACGTCAAAAAGGTTTGGATGCAG GTCTTTGCAAATCAAGATGGGAAAAAACAGATCGATTTCCAGCTGGGACATTCGAGTATGTAGATGTAATCGTCTCAGGAAATCGCTACATTGTGGAAGTATTTCTCGTCGGAGAATTCACCATTGCTAGACCAACTAATCATTACACATCTGTACTCGAAgcatttcctcaaatttttgtgGGGAAACCTGATGAACTAAAACAAGTAGTGAAAATAATGTGCGAGGCAAGTAAACAATCCTTAAAGGAAAATGATATGCATATTCCTCCATGGAGAAGTAATGGGTATTTGGAAGCAAAATGGCTTAGTTCGTATAAGAGAACAATCAATGTCGTTACGGGAATGGTTGTGTCAGATTCCCGTAGTGGCAAACGATCTGTTGGGTTTGACACAACTCCGGCACCTATGAAGGTTTATTATTGTAGAGAAGAGCTGGAGCGGAGAAGAGATGTGGAAATGAGTAAAAAGGTAGGGAAATTAGGTCAGTTATTTGTATAA
- the LOC113316509 gene encoding F-box/FBD/LRR-repeat protein At5g56420-like yields the protein MILRSHAKRQRERERDRDRISELPEPLIHHIFSLLPIKSVVSTSILFTKWRYLWTSIPILDFHNWRSQKYSGAKETNAFMGFVDRVLSFRQDLHSPNIKKFCLDFDYTFDNSRVREWIFTVMRHKVEELVLSDRSGSMYPLCLFTSESLTMLEISKSYLELPASVYFLKLKILRLGVKFWDQLIPKLLSASPVLEELNLQVCARDMQYLSIFGPNLKRLFINGLINQNFNIQIDAPNLQSLKYSSILMKEFVQHNFSTLHDAEAILSRSANRLRERGVLGYLATKLFHNFSYVKRLAISDYSLKLLTYQDRFLKSLPSFYNLIHLEIRSARLEFAYKFGDECSLQCWVVGKLLNFLHVLPNLESLTVADGFCYYELCPYYYWSLDLIPQCMLFHLKTIEFRGFFWNLFEKDLVRLFLKNAIVLQTVRITISDRSFYLPTTDYKKIVLDEIVSYPRGSADCVFHVY from the coding sequence ATGATTCTGAGAAGCCATGCCAAAagacaaagagaaagagaaagagatagGGACAGGATCAGTGAGTTACCTGAACCTCTCATCCATCACATTTTTTCCTTGCTTCCTATCAAATCTGTTGTTTCTACAAGTATTCTATTTACAAAATGGAGGTATTTATGGACATCCATTCCCATTCTTGATTTTCACAATTGGCGGTCTCAGAAGTATAGTGGTGCCAAAGAGACCAATGCATTCATGGGATTTGTGGACAGAGTGTTGTCTTTTCGTCAAGATCTACATTCACCAAATATAAAGAAATTCTGTCTCGATTTCGATTATACTTTTGATAACTCTCGAGTTAGAGAATGGATATTTACTGTCATGCGGCATAAAGTTGAAGAGCTTGTTCTTAGTGATCGTAGTGGTAGTATGTATCCTCTTTGCCTTTTTACTTCTGAGTCGCTGACTATGTTGGAGATAAGTAAGTCCTATCTAGAACTTCCGGCATCAGTTTATTTTCTAAAGCTCAAGATCCTTCGACTTGGGGTCAAGTTCTGGGATCAATTAATTCCTAAGTTGCTTTCCGCATCCCCTGTTCTCGAAGAGTTGAATTTGCAAGTGTGTGCTCGGGATATGCAGTATCTAAGTATTTTTGGTCCAAATTTGAAGCGGTTGTTTATTAATGGCTTGATTAATCAGAACTTCAATATCCAGATAGATGCACCAAATTtacagtccttaaaatactcttCAATTCTTATGAAGGAATTTGTTCAGCATAACTTCTCAACGTTGCATGATGCAGAAGCGATCCTTTCACGTTCAGCCAATAGGCTGAGGGAAAGGGGTGTACTTGGTTATCTCGCAACTAAGCTTTTCCATAATTTTTCTTATGTGAAACGTCTCGCAATATCTGATTATAGTTTAAAGCTTCTTACCTATCAAGATCGTTTCCTGAAGAGTTtgccttcattttataatttgaTTCATTTGGAAATAAGGAGTGCACGTTTGGAATTTGCATATAAATTTGGTGATGAGTGTAGCCTACAGTGTTGGGTTGTTGGAAAACTACTCAACTTTCTTCATGTCTTGCCAAACCTGGAGTCACTTACAGTTGCTGATGGATTTTGTTATTATGAATTATGCCCATATTACTATTGGTCACTAGATTTGATTCCTCAGTGCATGTTGTTCCATCTCAAGACAATCGAATTTCGCGGGTTTTTCTGGAACCTATTCGAGAAAGATTTGGTAAGATTGTTTCTGAAGAATGCAATAGTTTTACAGACGGTAAGAATTACAATTTCAGATCGGTCATTTTATTTACCAACGACAGATTACAAAAAGATAGTTTTAGATGAAATAGTATCGTATCCAAGAGGCTCAGCTGACTGCGTATTTCATGTCTATTAA
- the LOC113316510 gene encoding uncharacterized protein LOC113316510: MGRNPGRFMRVAEAFNEGVKAARICAESSGSEHSAVGETSPNDLSDLVDSFLERGHHDNVQVDSQEHEKVVKVKKRKGSNDEDLDGFVNDSESKDMLKSLLSGFGDDSQVIKRIRVETEFAFKDIGMNSSAEDGFKRQLMTRLRQRGLDAGLCKSRWEKTGRFPAGTFEYIDVIISGNRYIVEVFLGGEFTIARPTDRYISLLEVFPQVFVGKPDKLKQVVRIMCGASKQSLKKNDMHIPPWRSNGYMQAKWLSLYKRTTNSVEDMVVSGSGTGKRSVGFETTPMTPVKFYYCRDELERRRDVGMGKEVGKLGQLFV; the protein is encoded by the exons atggGGAGGAATCCAGGAAGATTTATGAGAGTGGCAGAAGCGTTTAACGAAGGAGTTAAAGCAGCAAGAATATGTGCTGAGAGTAGTGGAAGTGAGCATTCAGCAGTAGGAGAGACTTCACCCAATGATCTTTCTGACTTGGTTGATTCGTTTCTTGAGAGAGGACATCATGATAATGTTCAAGTTGATTCTCAAGAACATGAAAAGGTAGTTAAAGTTAAGAAAAGGAAAGGATCTAATGACGAGGATTTGGATGGTTTTGTAAATGATTCTGAAAGTAAAGATATGTTAAAAAGCTTGTTATCAGGATTTGGAGATGATTCTCAAGTTATAAAAAGAATTCGTGTGGAGACTGAATTCGCATTCAAAGATATTGGAATGAATTCTTCTGCTGAAGATGGATTTAAAAGACAATTAATGACTCGATTACGCCAAAGAGGTCTTGATGCAG GTCTCTGCAAATCAAGATGGGAAAAGACTGGTCGATTTCCAGCTGGAACGTTCGAGTATATAGACGTAATCATCTCAGGAAACCGTTACATTGTGGAGGTATTTCTTGGTGGAGAATTCACCATTGCTAGACCAACAGATCGCTACATTTCTTTACTCGAAGTGTTTCCTCAAGTTTTTGTGGGTAAACCGGATAAACTAAAACAAGTAGTAAGAATAATGTGCGGGGCTAGTAAACAATCGTTAAAGAAAAATGATATGCATATTCCTCCGTGGAGAAGCAATGGATACATGCAAGCGAAATGGCTTAGTTTGTACAAGAGAACGACCAATTCCGTTGAGGATATGGTTGTGTCAGGTTCAGGTACTGGCAAGCGGTCGGTTGGATTTGAGACAACTCCAATGACACCTGTGAAGTTTTATTATTGTAGAGATGAGTTAGAGCGGAGAAGGGATGTGGGAATGGGTAAAGAAGTAGGCAAATTAGGTCAATTATTTGTATAA
- the LOC113319540 gene encoding F-box/FBD/LRR-repeat protein At2g26030-like, which yields MMMSRSHGKREREIDRISELPEPLIHHIFSFLPIKSVVSTSVLSTKWRYIWTSIPSIDLRVWKSTSTNPCTSIYQEEVNRFMGFVDRLLSNRHDVHSPSIQKFCLYFDTYFDISRVKGWISTVLQHKVEELAFMDHKGIEFPACLFTCESLTVLEIYKSFHELPESVNFPKLKILRLNVSLYDEHLIQKLLSNSPILEELSLDVRFCNIQYLSICGSNLKRVFFNGPLCWDFNIHIDAPNLQSFRYSRVLANDFVLHNFSTLLAAEIVLSNTAPTDSRGRDELGCLARKLFGSLSYVKHLTISDYSLKLLSYQNHFLTNLPSFYYLTHLEVTSASLYFGYNCRDEGNLPRWIVGILLDFLHISPNLKSLVFAEGFSHSESNINYSWSADFLPQCLLLHLKSIEFRGFFWNEFEKDLVRFLMKNSKVLERVRITVSGRSVLSTSSNYRKKVVNDILLFPVGSGKCNIHIS from the coding sequence atgatgatgtcaagaagtcatGGTAAAAGAGAAAGGGAAATCGACAGGATCAGTGAGTTACCAGAACCCCTCATTCATCACATATTCTCCTTTCTTCCTATCAAATCTGTTGTCTCTACAAGTGTTTTATCTACAAAATGGAGGTATATATGGACATCCATTCCAAGTATTGATCTTCGAGTATGGAAGTCTACTAGTACTAATCCTTGTACGAGTATCTATCAAGAAGAGGTCAATAGATTTATGGGATTTGTGGATAGATTGTTGTCTAATCGTCACGATGTTCATTCACCATCTATACAGAAATTTTGTCTCTATTTCGATACTTATTTTGATATTTCTCGGGTTAAGGGATGGATTTCTACTGTGTTACAACATAAAGTTGAAGAGCTTGCTTTCATGGATCATAAAGGTATAGAGTTTCCTGCATGTCTTTTTACTTGTGAGTCTTTGACTGTATTGGAGATATATAAGTCTTTCCATGAACTTCCGGAATCAGTAAATTTTCCGAAACTCAAGATACTTCGACTCAATGTCAGTTTGTACGATGAGCACTTGATTCAGAAGTTGCTTTCCAACTCCCCCATTCTTGAAGAGTTGAGTTTGGATGTGCGCTTTTGTAATATACAGTATCTAAGCATTTGTGGTTCTAATTTGAAGCGGGTGTTCTTTAATGGTCCATTGTGTTGGGATTTCAATATCCACATAGATGCACCAAACTTACAGTCATTCAGATACTCTAGAGTTCTTGCAAATGATTTTGTTCTGCATAATTTCTCAACACTGCTTGCTGCAGAAATTGTCCTTTCCAACACAGCTCCAACAGATTCGAGGGGAAGGGATGAACttggttgtcttgcaagaaagcTTTTCGGCAGTCTTTCTTATGTGAAACATCTAACAATATCTGATTACAGCTTGAAGCTTCTTTCCTATCAAAATCATTTCCTGACGAATTTACCTTCATTTTATTATCTGACCCATCTGGAAGTTACTAGTGCAAGTCTTTATTTCGGATATAACTGTCGTGATGAGGGTAATCTTCCGCGTTGGATTGTTGGAATACTGCTCGATTTTCTCCATATCTCACCTAATCTGAAATCTCTTGTTTTCGCTGAAGGATTCTCCCACTCTGAATCTAACATCAATTATAGTTGGTCAGCAGATTTTCTTCCTCAGTGTTTGTTACTACACCTGAAGTCAATTGAATTCCGTGGGTTTTTCTGGAACGAATTCGAGAAAGACTTggtaagatttttgatgaaaaattcAAAAGTTCTAGAGAGGGTAAGAATAACAGTTTCAGGCCGCTCAGTTTTATCAACGTCTTCAAATTACAGGAAGAAGGTTGTGAATGATATATTATTGTTTCCAGTAGGCTCAGGTAAGTGTAATATTCACATCTCTTAA
- the LOC113316512 gene encoding ATPase family AAA domain-containing protein 2-like, whose protein sequence is MTRSLKIEGEFSGPNQAATAVSTAESNIEILKSEMLDYSLLSDPKIPKTEDVANPALPENIRERKPDIKTPRSKRGNDSLTPLKRKFRESSCHPIEEEHGATNDDGENSSTGDDKDHDSTDNSEDHGSSDEDEGEEHSSSTDEDEGEEHSSSTDEDGSTDEDDDEDEELVMTYMLLLMMAFVLTTMHFFQFRP, encoded by the coding sequence ATGACGAGATCTCTTAAAATTGAAGGAGAGTTCAGTGGTCCAAACCAAGCAGCAACTGCTGTTTCCACTGCGGAATCGAATATCGAAATCCTCAAATCCGAAATGTTGGATTACAGTTTACTCTCTGATCCCAAAATCCCCAAAACTGAAGATGTTGCAAACCCTGCGTTGCCAGAGAATATTCGGGAACGAAAACCGGATATCAAAACTCCAAGATCTAAAAGGGGGAATGATTCTCTTACTCCATTGAAAAGAAAATTTCGGGAAAGTTCTTGTCACCCTATCGAGGAGGAGCATGGTGCTACTAATGACGATGGAGAGAATAGTAGCACTGGTGACGATAAGGATCACGATAGCACTGATAATAGCGAGGACCATGGTAGTTCTGATGAGGATGAGGGCGAGGAGCATAGTAGTAGCACTGATGAGGATGAGGGCGAGGAGCATAGTAGTAGCACTGATGAGGATGGTAGTACGGACGAAGATGACGATGAAGATGAGGAACTCGTTATGACTTACATGCTGCTGCTAATGATGGCTTTTGTTCTAACCACAATGCATTTCTTTCAATTTCGTCCCTAA
- the LOC113316513 gene encoding uncharacterized protein LOC113316513: MNEFRSWISDNGLVEADTIGKKYTRTNCWSGIHRIVSKHDRAVINDAWYDKYANWRCKALPRICSDHSPLIGFAFDSPRPNRSPFRIQKMWLSHPSFMNFVEENWSIRLDGAPPFVFTSKLRRLKDALKIWNRTVFGDVQFRLRQAELILETESDILDQQVSSEVQFLKVADARNAVDEVRTELAVMLKQKSRTSWLEDGDQNTRFFHNSIRMRRSQNTISKLKISSNSTLILQDETKDYIVDYYRAKFNGGDVHIDPRLFEYDHERISAVECAFMDVIPSMEEVKGVVFHLGADSAPGPNGFTGSLYRQCWNIISKDLFNVITNCWAMRKIPNGINSSFIVLIPKNKKSDAIKDYRPIGLSNLFFKIITKIMATRLGTVLNKLISEEQVAFMKGRNIHENIALASEMIN; the protein is encoded by the coding sequence atgaatgagtttCGTAGTTGGATCTCTGATAATGGTTTGGTGGAAGCGGATactattgggaagaaatataCTCGGACTAATTGTTGGAGTGGAATACATAGAATCGTTTCTAAGCATGATAGGGCAGTTATAAACGATGCTTGGTATGATAAATATGCAAACTGGAGATGCAAAGCTTTGCCAAGAATATGCTCGGATCATTCCCCTTTGATTGGCTTTGCTTTTGACAGTCCTAGGCCGAATAGATCTCCTTTCAGAATCCAAAAAATGTGGCTATCTCATCCATCTTTTATGAATTTTGTTGAGGAGAATTGGAGTATAAGGCTGGATGGTGCTCCTCCTTTTGTTTTTACTTCGAAGTTAAGAAGACTTAAGGATGCGCTTAAGATTTGGAACAGAACTGTTTTTGGAGATGTTCAGTTTCGTTTGAGGCAAGCTGAATTGATTCTTGAAACCGAGAGTGATATTCTGGATCAACAAGTTAGTAGTGAGGTACAGTTTTTGAAGGTTGCGGATGCTAGAAATGCTGTTGATGAGGTGCGCACTGAATTGGCGGTCATGCTAAAACAAAAATCGAGAACTTCTTGGTTGGAAGATGGTGATCAAAATACTCGATTTTTCCATAACAGCATCCGCATGAGGAGGAGTCAAAACACTATTTCTAAACTGAAGATTTCTTCTAACTCTACTTTGATTTTGCAGGATGAAACAAAGGATTACATTGTTGATTATTACCGTGCTAAATTCAATGGTGGAGACGTGCATATTGATCCGAGGCTGTTTGAGTATGATCATGAGCGCATTTCAGCTGTTGAATGTGCTTTTATGGATGTTATACCATCTATGGAGGAGGTTAAGGGAGTTGTTTTCCATTTAGGCGCTGATTCTGCACCTGGTCCTAATGGCTTTACAGGTTCTTTGTATAGGCAATGTTGGAACATTATTTCAAAAGATCTCTTTAATGTTATTACAAATTGTTGGGCGATGCGGAAAATCCCTAATGGCATTAACTCAagttttattgttctaatcccaaaGAATAAAAAATCTGATGCTATCAAAGATTATAGGCCAATTGGCTTAAGCAACTTATTCTTCAAGATCATTACGAAGATCATGGCTACCAGACTTGGTACGGTGCTtaataaattgatttctgaagaacaagtggcgtttatgaagggaAGAAATATACATGAGAATATTGCTTTGGCGTCGGAGATGATCAATTAG